CACCACCGTCACCACATGTTGGCCCCGCCGTACTCGTGAAGCGTCGAGTGTAAAATTGTGTTCTTACGGGAAGCAGCGACCCCGGAACTACACGACGTGCCGGATGAAGTGCTGAGAAATACGCATGGCGCAGTATTATGAGAGAACTGTGCATCGACTTTATTATTAATAGTTAGTTCAAGTTTCAGtttgttctgttttctttttccccctttatttatttatttatttttttttccttgggCCCCACCTTTAATGAGGTCGTATGTTCTTGAATGCGACCACTTGGTAAAACTTTATCtttatctttctctttcgcACTCACGCACAAgcacttctctttcttccctcaCAGTTTCACCAGCGCCCACTTGTACACTTTTGGACGGCACGCATACGCAAAATACGGTGGTCATTGTccaaaacaaagcacaataaagaaataataataataacaacaacaatatgaGGAGAAAAGGACGGATaccataaacaaatataacatAGAAATTACTCAGGCATTGCAATGGggtaaagagaaaaacaaaaaaacaaaacgaatgTCCGGGTTGTTTGGTTGAGGAAGCCTTCAAATAACATCGTACAcacttcccctttcttcctctttttttttatttatttactcctCTAACATCCCGTTccatttccctccctttcctaATTTCTATCCATCCCTCCGTGTGTCGATACGTAAAGTCAATATAAtcataattataataatgataataataataataacaaaagcaTACcggtaaaaaaacaaatacgaTAAATCCCCCCCTCCCACACATTCCACATCATTCGTCTTCCCcattgtttttattccttttcaaTCATCTCACGCAGTTGTTGCGTTATTGCACGCAACCGTCTCGGGGAAGGAGCGGAAAAAAGGTAGAGGGACACGTACACGTAAGATCACAAAGAAAgggttaaaaagaaaaaaaacaaataaaaacaaacaaactaaaagtaggtaaataaatagataaataaatgagCAGAAAATAGGACGTCAAGCGCCGGTatcaacaaataaatatcaGTGGGAGGGTAAAAACTAACCAACTAATCAACCAAACTGACAAGATAACGTCCGCtacacacccacacacacacaaaaaaaaaaggaataaaggGGTATGCGTGTACGCGTGGtgggaaggcaaaaaaaaaaaaagagaacaacaGACTAGCTTACATAAAATTACATAAATGTATTTAAGGAACAAGTTAATGAtaatggaagggaaagaatagAAGGGGCATGTGTACATAACGAAATGCATACCCGTTTCACACcatatttttccccctgttctccccatttctttctttttccttttcccttccttccttcccttcttccttcctttctcttttttttttttttaaaaaaaaacctaatTTCCTATCGCTGTCTTCATTCCATCTTTCCACATATCAGTCCATATTACTCCATAGCGAACACCGCGCCACGATTCTTCCACTCCCAGCCGTTTCTATGCATACGTAACGCATATGTCCATAAGGCGATAGACATCCCTGAACCTCCCCAAATGGCAATTCGTGCCCAAAAACGCCAGTGAAGAACACCAAAGAAATCCTTTAGAGCGAAATGTCCCATGGCAAACCAACAACCGGCCCCTTGACGTTCCACATGGCGGCATGGCGACTGTTGAGCAAAAGGAGCCCACGGGTCTTGAAGTTTTGGATCATTCCAACCTTTCCAACCAGCAGGACGCGCACGAAAGTTTGGTTCCTTATGACCATGCAACCGAAGTGTACTGAAGCGGGTATACGGAGCCGCACGTGTAATGGCAGCAACAGTTGCAGCAGcatgtgatgatgatgatgatgatgatgctgcAACTGTTGCGGATCCCTCTTGTGTGCCTCGAAGAAGCGTACGTGCGagcataataataataataataataatgatacttTCAAATATAAAGTTATATGCACTTGTTTGTCTACTctcagtttcttttcccttattttttttttttgtgaagttcctgctgctggtgttgttctctgtctctctctctctctctctctctctctctctctttccttttcttttttatttttacttttttttaccctttccTTTCGGTTGTACTTTTAAAGTTCTACCCTACCTTcctactctctctctctgtgaccactgttgttgtatttgCGGTTCCTAATTTCTCtctctaaaaaaaaaggtgcctATTTTTTGCTAATGAATTTGACCTTGgtgctgctcttttttttttttttaaataatcCCTTCTTAGACAAATGATCCTTTGTTATTACAAGGGATACgcaaattattattattattattaatgttattgttattttcaatGTTTGAGTGAGTGTAAAAAAAGACAGGAAaagataacaacaacaacaacaacaaaaaaaaaaggacagaAGAAGTTGAAACACTGCGATAATACACTTGTATCGATGGGTTTGATCATACACAAAcgcataaatatatttacattttgTTGAGTTcattttatcttcttttcatttttttaatttgttttttttattatttcactTTCTAAACGCTCAAAGCTAcatcttcttccttcaatattgttgttgtcgtcacTGTCTTGacaactgttttgttttttgtgtttcgtctactatttttattattgttattgtcgtCTCTTATAACTTGATATCACTCACTTGATGATATTCCGCCACGGCTgcggaaattaaaaaaaaaaacaacaacgaacaAACGCAAATACATAAATTAATATAAGCGCATACAAAAAGGATGggaataatataaataaataaataaataaataaataaataaatatatatttatatattataacaaGAAGTAAGTATGAAATGGAATGGATGGGCGAACTAAAACGAATTctcacgcacacacaaaaaaaaaagtgaaaagaaaaaatgaaaaagcaaGGGGAGAATGCTTCAGACATTTTTTATTGCATCGGCTTCTTCTCACCACacacataatatatatatatatattcctcaACTGCACTTTTTCACACAATGGGGAAATATGTtagaaataaatatacaaatatatacatttgtCTGCACGTaatcaaaagggaaaatgaagcagCGGATCActctaataataataataataataataacgacgccaaggaagaaaagaaaccaaacaaatgaagaggaggaggaaaaaaaaacacaaaagaaaaaaaaaaaaagaagaaaagacacgccttttcctttcactaCTTCCGCTTCATTAACTCGCTACAGTTTTGCAGCGGTGGcctaaaataataataataataatataataataaacagcagtataaatggagaaaaaaaaaggtggaaggATTTACATCACGTCacaccttttttcttcttttttttctttcgtgttTTTAGAGGAAGCGAAGTAAATTAAATCCAAAAGAAATGAGGTGCGCGTGTAGGGAACTGCAagagttctttttttttttgtgtttttccttttcttttcttctgaaAACTAAATTTACTTATCtatctgtatatatatatatttttttgatgTGCATCACAGATTGTGAAAAGGCTTGCAATAAAccataaaattaaaaacaacaacaacaacaacaatgacgGAAtcccatttaaaaaaaaaaattgaagagACATCAAACATTTTATTAAAGGGcacacaaatgcaaacaccaacaccaacagcagtCATTACGGCAACGGCGATGAAGTGACAGTTTCgggtattttattttatttttttcatttcactcaAAAAGaacggaggaaaggaaaacaaaagaaagaaaaaacaaagaaaaaaaaaagagaaaaaacaaagaaagaaaaagagaaagctaAAGAACGAAAGgaacacaacagcaaaacgGCGAGCCACACGTTATTATAGAAAACATGAATATAACAATAGTGTCAGTATCAATAACATCGTTTTacacataaatatacaaataaGTAGATaagaaaatgtaaaaacatgtaaaaaataacaaaagaaaaaaaaagagggagaaaaacaaaagacatTTTCAAATAGTATGAAGAGAAGATGCAAAACAATGTTCACATTGACCACTATTTATGATTGAAGCTCacaacataataataataataataataataataatttattttttctgtttttttttttgttttcctccctcccttttttcccacTATATTTCATAAAATCACTTTGGCATTCAAAAGCCGCTTGGGTTGGCCTCCGCTTTTAGTTAAACTTCATTGCGGTTCGTGCCATTGCcgttttcataattttctttttttatttttttttttgtttgctgccgCAACTTGGTTCATTTTGTGAAACAGTTTTGCGCATTTGGTTCACCCCTTCCcaattatatataaataaatatatttcttGCACTTAGGtaccgtttcttttcttctaaaATTCCTCTtgccttttttcccctgttaGTTCCCTCCCGATCACAGCAATACGGCTTGCCCACATTCCCCTGGTTTAAATGGTTGAAAAATATttcaaacatatatatatatatataaatataaatatattcctTGCACTTAGGTACCGTTTCGAAAATATTTCGTGTCTCTTCTCCACCCCTCCCGTCCCTACTGCGGTAAATAAAATGTGTCATTtcagttattattattattattattattttgtgcaCTACAAATCAAACCAAATCATTTTGTATCGtcaacagtttttttttctacaaaagtacaaagaaaaaaataaaaagaacgaaaagcaaagaaaactaTTAACAATTaggttggtttttttttttttttacctccctctttctctagAACAATTCTTGTTTTCTAATTACGCATCTATTCGATCATATGTtaatttcttccttctcattttttaaataactTTATTCGTGCTTCGTTCCTTCACATATTTCAAGCACACAATCAACCAAGCAGGTATacctttctccctttattctttatttatttatcccCTAcaggaaaacacacacatacacacacatgcgcATGTCACGTCAGAAAGGAGAGATAGAGACAACACCaaattcgaaaaaaaagaaagaaaatagtaACAGTTTTATTCCCTACGCTATACTTTATGACTTCttgtatgcatatatatatatatatatatattaatattcaTATCAATCCGCTTCACTTCAGTTCgttccacctccacctccaccatTCATCCATTCATTTACTCTTAAGCAATATTTACACCCCGCCCGTACATGAGCTTCCCCAGACTGCCATTGCCCAACCGCTGAAAAGAGCAACCATCGTGCCCCGCatattcatttttctttcctttactgcAGCGGCTGCTGTCACTAatgttattactattattattgttattcttAACGCAACTGCGAGCACCGACACTGctccttttgctgctgctagcTATGCTACAATAACCACTATTGGGATTGTTGCTACCGCTGTTGTTATTCCCACCACTCGATTTGGTGCTGGCATTACTGTTACTAAAGTACGACAAACTTCCGGGCTTACTGCTAGCGATACGCTCCAAACTCCACGCACGTCTGCGTGTTTTAATATTTGTTTCAGTGCAAGGCAGCGTTGGGTTGGTTTGCGTATACGAAAAGGGACGTGCATTCACCAACGGCACACTCCGTAGCGCGTTGGGCGCTTTGAGATAAAAGGCCCGCGATATACGAGCGTCCCGACACATGTTCTCCTTTGATCCCTGACCGAAGAGACTAATACCTGGACCCGACTTGCGTTTCCTTTCCGAACTTCCGCGCGACTTGGCCAGCAATGACGTTGTTGACAGCGATCGGCCTCCCGATGGTTTGCCATTAGTTGCTGATGCCGTTTGCCGTATTTGGCATGTGACATTAGTGCCCGATGCAGCGCGTACTGCAGTgttattttcactttctttcggACATGAGCGTTCCGGTGGGTCAACAGCAGGGGCATTCACAGGCCGGGGGAGAATTTTTGGACCCATGGAGTCTGCACAAACAACCATAGTGTCGCAACGTATTGCCCTCTCACTACCCTGCGTTCGGCAGAAATTCAGCACAGGGGCCGCAgcttttttctcactcctCCCCTGTTTCCCTAACTCGACCTCCTTGAGATGTGTTTGCCACGTCACGGAGACCTCATTTGATGGCTCCGGTGAGGGACTTCCTTCACCACATGTCAGATACGAGCACCGCGTGCTGAAGGACCGCAATAATCCACGAATTTGATGCTTTCCCTGTTGTTCTAAAGGGGGTACCGCTCCGGCTACTGCTGTGAAGAACTCCGTGGACACCTGTGGCGAGCGAGCAGATGGAGAAGGACTGCTTAACGCATCTTCATCAACGTCCAACTCGCTTTTCCCCCCTGCCATCTGTCCTGATGGAAGAACATCACAGTTGATGGCGGATTTCCCCTGTGCCGAATTAGCAGACTGTGTGGACACCGTAGTTAGCGTAGAAAGTGATACGGTAAAACGGAAGGACGAAGCGTTACGAATGCTAGTACGACTTCTCTGCCGTTTCTCCGCGTATGTTCCATAACCTGTTTCGCCGATATCAGTACGGGactttccacttctttttgaGGTGACTTCCCGCGGCCCCTTCATTGCAGACGAGACGCCCACCTGCAAGTCACGGACGTGCATGGAGTCAGTAGAGTTACCCCAATCCTCATTAACAGATGTCCCGCTATTCATTTCAACTAAATGCCCACCGGAGAATGTTGCCGGCACCCATGACTTGTTCTTCCTACGGAAACtgctcccccttttccccataGGGTAATGTGCAGTTTTTGCACCCTCTTCGTCACCATATGGGGTGTTCACCCGCCGAATCGCCTCTCCTTCACAGCGACCGGCTACGCTTGCCTCATCTGTTGCCATCGCTATTGGTTCCTTGTCCGTTGTAGTTTGCCACCAGCCTAAACCATTTTTTGCACCACGCGCTGGGTTGCACAAGGCGGCccacatttccctttcccgtCCCTCCTCATCCGGTGACATAGTTCTGCGTCGtctgttgttctttttccttctacaACCTTCTCCATATTCTTTCTTTACAGGGTATATTGGTTCATTTTCATGAACATCATTCTGTTTGGCGGTTGAACTACGTCCCAAGCGACAGGGTGGTGTTTTTGGTAATTTTCGCAACGCTTTTTTGTGAGCCAGTCGTCGTTTCTTTTGCATACTGGCGGCAGCGACTTTGGACGGCGTTGTGTGCGTAAaatccccctttccttccgttTGTTTCTCTCCTTGCGGTTGCTGCTTCTTACTAGAGGCTTTCCCTAACTGTGGGCCACCGCGGGGCTTGCGTGTCACACGAGCagcatttctctttttgcatTTCGTCGTGTGGGACACGTTGTGTCTGGCCACCACTTTTCGCCGACGACTACCAACAGCCCAACTTAGCTTTGTGGGGGAGTGCGACGTGACGGCCTTTTCCAACCGCCTCCTGCTCACTTCTAACATAGATAATGGTAAGGGCCTTACCTTGGGGACACTGTCTCCTTCCGCTCTGGGTGCTATTTCAACAACGTCGTCGCTGAAACTAACACAAATGAGGTCCGATCGCTCGAAACGAGATGCCACGGTAGTCTGCGGTTCCACCTGTGCGATGGGCGTACCTTCTGTTTCAGTCACTACGCGACTCATAGCGGATGTCATCGTGGTAATAACGGGTGCTACCGTCGTTTTTGgcgttgctgttggtgtAGTTGCCGTTGTGTCCGACACCGTCTTCACCGCACCCGACTTgcccttttttgtgtgaGTAGGCCGCCGGCCAAGATTAACTTTAGAGCAAAGTGGCTGCAGCGATGGCACACCTTCGGGCATGGGGGTATGCCCGCGCTTAGGCTTTTCTTCCATCCACAACTTAAGCTTACCGGAGGCTGTACGTGCCTTTACTGCCACGTCGCCTTGACCGTTGCCGAGTGTATCACGACTTCGCTGTTGCAATGCCGCTCCGGCGAGACCCTTTTTCGATTCCTGGCGTGACAGTGGTGCTGCCGTCGATGTGTGTTTTTTCGTTGCTGCTACATGGAGTGAAGTTGGTACTCTTCTGCTGTTGCACCGTGAAAACGGTGAGGTATGCGCTAAATTTGGTGTCGAGTGGTATTTTTGAAAACTCCGCGTTGGCGCCTCCATCCGGCAAGCTCCAGGGTTTGTTCCGCTGGACGAAACCCTGCGTATGCCCTGTGTAAGTGAACGCTTAAAGATGGACTTCGGCGCAGGCCCACACTGttgttccttcactttcatgGGGGACATGCGTGAGGCCTCGGAATGAGACAACGCACCGCGACTCACGTGCGAACCAGTGGTTACACTACGAACAAATCGCTGAAGTTCAGCTACATCGATTTTCCTACGGTTTGGTGGGGAGCACGTGCGTGATTCCTTCGTGATAACACTGCTTcccttattattttccttgttGAACCAATTAACACTGTTCGACCGCGACATATTACCCTTTTCACATATGTTCCGTCTTGTGTGACCCTTTTGTTCACTGGGCGTCGACCCATCCTCCACAGCACCGCTTGCCCCAGTCTCAACCACActctttttgccttttttcatGACCTTATCTGATGTGCCAGCATGTGATGAAACCGAACTCTGTTGCGACTGTTTTGCGTTCCGCTGAGTCTGCAcaaatatttttgtgtttgaaggGTCGTAATGGATTCCCTCACGCAACGACGCCACTTCTGATGCATCTGCACGATCACTTCCCAAGTCAAACAGATGGTCAAAGCGCCCACCATCAACTAAACTAGCAGCGGGAACATCAACAATAGTAAGCGGTATCGGATGCGTTGGTAGCCGCTTCGGAGAACACTTACTATATTCACTGGCATCAGCGGTAAGTTCAGAGACACCACTCGCATCAGGGTCATTCAGGCCACCCTGCCATTCACATTCAGCTACCATCCTTTTGAGGTAAGCAAGCGACATACAAGGAAACTTTACCCGTGAGTTTGTAGTGATCCACTGCACTGTTGGTGCCCTATTTTTgactcttctttgttttgtggtcCCCTCTATCGTGGACACACCTTGCTTTCCACTCAACAACTACGGTGTATCTACCGCAGTGGCGGCGCAGCACACATCAACCAAAGAATcagagagaagagaatgTGTGACAGTAGTGAATGTGGAATGAAGGGAAgtttgacaacaacaacagtgaaATATTACACATGTAAAACAGTTTGCGAGTAGCCCTgttgtggaaagaaaagagggtaCACCGCCCCACACAACACGATATGTCAGCACGCAGTGCAACGGGGAGGGGAATCCGAATAACACTACAACGGAAGCACATCACGTGCAATGACAAATATCATCCTTGATGAAACAGGTGACGGCAATATCTCCTCACTTTTCCATAGGAGTACTGTCTCGTTTACTCATCTTCCACTTGCTCACTTCGATATTAAGATGTGTGAGAAAACCAACCCAACCCAAGGGCAGCATTTCAGTCTCCTTCACAATGACTGTCCATCCCACAACGCGCCGCTTTTCCATCCCGAAGTCCGGAAGATCGCCGTTACTTCGTAGTGCTTATTGTGTCAACTCCTCACCACCGCAACAGATAATGTGTAAAACGATGCCAAGGAAGAACCAACAGAGGTGTAGCGAAGTAAATTGACACACCcaagcacaaacatataGCAATTAGGATCAGCTGACGGTATGGCAAACCAAGGGACCATGGCTGCCACCAACACACTTCAACTCGTTACCAACCGTGACGACTCTTAGCGGACTCGAGCACCACGACAGGCGTACGCACTGTGTGGATCTTCGGCGGTATCGGCATGTGGTCGCAGACAATCTCCTTGCAGTCAGTGAGTGTGCATGGGACACCGATTATATCATCCAAGCGTATTGAGCCACACCGTTCCAGCAGTAACTTCCCAATGGCCTTTTGGGACGCCAGCTTCTTGAGGTCCTCCGCTGCAATAGGGATGGCGCAGAGTCTCAGAACGCAAGACCGGATGGCACTTTTGTCGGCACTGATTTTTTCGAGTAACTCGCAGTCACTCAAACTCAACTCCTCGAGAGTCTTTATGGCAAATACAGGATCAACGTGTGTCAAGTGCTTGGCGTTTCTCACACATAGTGACCGCAGTGCTTCACACCGCGAGAGGTCTTCAATTTCCTTATTCCCCACGAAGGGACCCTCGAGTATCAACTTGCTGAGCTCCGGCAGCGAGGCGATGGCAGCAAATTCGGAGACGCTGCGCAGCCCACAAATATACAATTCCCTCAGTTTCTTCGGCGATGCCAACTTCGATACGTTCAG
This sequence is a window from Trypanosoma brucei gambiense DAL972 chromosome 7, complete sequence. Protein-coding genes within it:
- a CDS encoding T. brucei spp.-specific protein yields the protein MSLAYLKRMVAECEWQGGLNDPDASGVSELTADASEYSKCSPKRLPTHPIPLTIVDVPAASLVDGGRFDHLFDLGSDRADASEVASLREGIHYDPSNTKIFVQTQRNAKQSQQSSVSSHAGTSDKVMKKGKKSVVETGASGAVEDGSTPSEQKGHTRRNICEKGNMSRSNSVNWFNKENNKGSSVITKESRTCSPPNRRKIDVAELQRFVRSVTTGSHVSRGALSHSEASRMSPMKVKEQQCGPAPKSIFKRSLTQGIRRVSSSGTNPGACRMEAPTRSFQKYHSTPNLAHTSPFSRCNSRRVPTSLHVAATKKHTSTAAPLSRQESKKGLAGAALQQRSRDTLGNGQGDVAVKARTASGKLKLWMEEKPKRGHTPMPEGVPSLQPLCSKVNLGRRPTHTKKGKSGAVKTVSDTTATTPTATPKTTVAPVITTMTSAMSRVVTETEGTPIAQVEPQTTVASRFERSDLICVSFSDDVVEIAPRAEGDSVPKVRPLPLSMLEVSRRRLEKAVTSHSPTKLSWAVGSRRRKVVARHNVSHTTKCKKRNAARVTRKPRGGPQLGKASSKKQQPQGEKQTEGKGDFTHTTPSKVAAASMQKKRRLAHKKALRKLPKTPPCRLGRSSTAKQNDVHENEPIYPVKKEYGEGCRRKKNNRRRRTMSPDEEGREREMWAALCNPARGAKNGLGWWQTTTDKEPIAMATDEASVAGRCEGEAIRRVNTPYGDEEGAKTAHYPMGKRGSSFRRKNKSWVPATFSGGHLVEMNSGTSVNEDWGNSTDSMHVRDLQVGVSSAMKGPREVTSKRSGKSRTDIGETGYGTYAEKRQRSRTSIRNASSFRFTVSLSTLTTVSTQSANSAQGKSAINCDVLPSGQMAGGKSELDVDEDALSSPSPSARSPQVSTEFFTAVAGAVPPLEQQGKHQIRGLLRSFSTRCSYLTCGEGSPSPEPSNEVSVTWQTHLKEVELGKQGRSEKKAAAPVLNFCRTQGSERAIRCDTMVVCADSMGPKILPRPVNAPAVDPPERSCPKESENNTAVRAASGTNVTCQIRQTASATNGKPSGGRSLSTTSLLAKSRGSSERKRKSGPGISLFGQGSKENMCRDARISRAFYLKAPNALRSVPLVNARPFSYTQTNPTLPCTETNIKTRRRAWSLERIASSKPGSLSYFSNSNASTKSSGGNNNSGSNNPNSGYCSIASSSKRSSVGARSCVKNNNNNSNNISDSSRCSKGKKNEYAGHDGCSFQRLGNGSLGKLMYGRGVNIA